From a region of the Constantimarinum furrinae genome:
- a CDS encoding glycosyltransferase family 4 protein produces MNTEKNILIMGPLGGKGGRDLEAAFIADAIKTDFNLTFCSTINIQEETDLHAFGYTGTILGLNKLVYENDKRVKFVTDLRCAFRKKIRPNYFHISSKLSKLLLNLNKSKKRELEKLIPKYEGIIICAQLHSDYIPYVVEIAHYRDIPVIFRTTGKVSTQKVNLNAPWLQQVTQFVFHSEMNAARAGILGTDHYSIIDQCAFNESALLKIPLLKKKKVSHFLSLGRLDTNKNNTLIVNAFKRVPEPELRLTIVGNGPQKEQLKALVAKDTRISVLDAIPYDQLPQLYSSVDCIVIASLEESGPLTGLEAMAAGRLMISSKVGAMPERLPEHEFWFDEPDVLLQTQIEKIRDLTVDEVSHMSENMRNHYLQHYTKAKLQKSYLELVRHTISNNNAL; encoded by the coding sequence ATGAATACTGAAAAGAACATTTTGATCATGGGTCCGTTGGGTGGCAAAGGGGGACGGGACCTTGAAGCCGCTTTTATTGCGGATGCTATAAAAACTGACTTCAATCTTACTTTTTGCTCCACCATAAACATTCAGGAGGAAACCGATCTGCATGCCTTCGGATATACGGGTACGATTTTAGGTTTGAATAAGCTGGTGTACGAAAACGACAAACGTGTAAAATTTGTTACAGACTTGAGGTGTGCGTTCAGAAAAAAGATACGACCCAATTACTTTCATATTTCGAGTAAGCTCAGTAAACTCTTACTGAACCTGAATAAGTCGAAAAAAAGAGAACTGGAAAAGTTGATCCCGAAGTATGAGGGCATTATTATTTGTGCACAACTGCATTCAGATTATATTCCCTATGTAGTTGAGATAGCACATTATCGCGATATTCCTGTGATATTCAGGACTACGGGAAAGGTGAGTACCCAAAAAGTGAATCTTAACGCACCCTGGTTGCAGCAGGTGACTCAGTTTGTCTTTCATTCAGAAATGAATGCAGCAAGAGCAGGGATCCTTGGAACAGATCACTATTCCATTATCGATCAGTGTGCATTTAACGAATCGGCTTTGCTAAAGATCCCGTTACTGAAAAAGAAAAAAGTGAGTCATTTTTTAAGTCTGGGCAGGCTGGATACCAACAAGAATAACACCCTAATTGTAAATGCATTTAAACGAGTTCCGGAACCCGAATTACGTCTAACCATCGTAGGGAATGGTCCTCAAAAAGAACAACTTAAAGCCCTTGTGGCAAAGGATACCAGAATATCGGTATTAGACGCCATACCATACGATCAATTACCCCAATTGTATAGCTCGGTAGATTGTATTGTTATAGCTTCCCTTGAAGAAAGCGGACCCTTAACAGGTTTGGAAGCCATGGCCGCAGGCAGACTAATGATCAGTTCGAAGGTAGGAGCCATGCCCGAAAGATTACCCGAACATGAGTTTTGGTTCGATGAACCTGATGTGCTGCTGCAAACGCAAATCGAGAAAATTCGGGATCTGACGGTAGATGAGGTTTCCCATATGTCTGAAAATATGCGAAATCACTATCTTCAGCATTACACT